From the genome of Arthrobacter sp. ERGS1:01:
CGTAGCGGTTGGTGATGCGCTTGTACTGGCCGAACAGGTAGCCGATCTCACGGCCGCCAACGCCGATGTCGCCGGCAGGGACGTCCGTGTACTCGCCGATGTGGCGGTACAGCTCGGTCATGAAGGACTGGCAGAAGCGCATGACTTCGGCGTCGGACTTGCCGCGCGGGTCAAAGTCGGAGCCGCCCTTGCCGCCGCCGATGGGCATGCCGGTCAGGGCATTCTTGAAGATCTGCTCGAAGCCGAGGAACTTCACGATGCCCAGGTACACCGAGGGGTGGAAGCGCAGGCCGCCCTTGTACGGGCCAAGTGCGGAGTTGAACTCGACACGGAAGCCGCGGTTGATCTGGACACGGCCAGCATCGTCCATCCACGGCACGCGGAAGATGATCTGGCGTTCCGGCTCGCACAGGCGCTGCAGGACGGCGGCATCAACGAATTCTGGATGTTTATCCAAAACCGGACCGAGGCTTTCAAAGACCTCGAGCACTGCCTGGTGAAATTCCTTTTCCCCTGGGTTGCGGGCCAAAACCTGCTCCCGGATGGCTTCGAGCCTGGTATCCATGAGTCTCCTACAGAAGGCGGGCGCCGGAATTTGGCGCATAAGTATTCTTGGATCCAATTTTCCAGTCACGTGGCGACTTAAGCCAATTTTTCTTGGAGTTTGAGACAGGGTGCAAGATCATGCATATAAGGCCCGAGCAGGAGGTGTTTTGGCGGGACTTGGCCCTAATTTTCGCTTCCGCCGGCCGCCCCTGATGACCGCGTGCGGTGCCGCTAGCTAGTCCTTGCGGCGTCGGAAGGCGGGCAGGTTCGCCAGGAGATCGGCGGCCTTGTTGGCCGCACGCCCAACGCTGCGGGTAATTTGCGCCTGCACCGAGCTTTCACTATCAAGCGGGACCGTTCCGTCCGGGATGTGCGCCACGGCGGGCAGGTGCGCCACCGCGGGCACGCGGGGCTGTGCCGCCGCAGCTGCGGGCACGCCGACCAGCGGGTTTGCACCGTTTGACTTGGCCGCCTTGGGTGTTGTTGCGGGCTCGACGCCGGCGGCCCGGGCCTGCGCGGAAACGCCGGCTGGGGCTGTAGAGGTGGCGGCCGCAGCGGAGCCGGCTGACGCTGTGGAGCTTGCCGGGGTGCGGCCGGCGCCGACAACCCGACTCACCTCGCGGGGAGCGCGGACAAATCCGGCGCCAAGTCCGTCGAGCCATTCCGACACGAGGACCAGCGGCTCGGTGTTGATGCTGTAGAAACGCTTCTGGCCCTGGGCCCGCATGGTCACGACGCCGGCTTCACGCAGTACGCGCAAATGCTTGGAAACGGTGGGCTGGGAAACGCCCAATTCTTCAACAAGCTGGCCCACTGCCTTGTGCTCGGTGGCAAGCGCCTCAAGGATGTCTCGACGGGTGCCTTCGGCGATGACAGCGAATACTTCTTCTACGACCATCCCACTACCCTAGCGACATATGCCAAATACGGCATCTTCAGGCAATATCGTAAGCGCGAAGTGTTGGGCCCACAGCTCCGCGGGCCCCAAGAAATCGCGCCAGCGATTTATTGGG
Proteins encoded in this window:
- a CDS encoding ArsR/SmtB family transcription factor, with the translated sequence MVVEEVFAVIAEGTRRDILEALATEHKAVGQLVEELGVSQPTVSKHLRVLREAGVVTMRAQGQKRFYSINTEPLVLVSEWLDGLGAGFVRAPREVSRVVGAGRTPASSTASAGSAAAATSTAPAGVSAQARAAGVEPATTPKAAKSNGANPLVGVPAAAAAQPRVPAVAHLPAVAHIPDGTVPLDSESSVQAQITRSVGRAANKAADLLANLPAFRRRKD